CCGCTTACCCAATTTTCCCAAAGCTTGCGGCAGCGGCGTAAAGCCGTAGCCGATCTCCGTTGCCAATGATTGCAGGGCATGCACCAATTCGCGAATCTGTTGCGGACGGTCGGCAAGCTCTTTCGCCTTGGCGAAGCCCGCCAACGTGCCGGCGATAAGCACAAGGGCCGTTCCGATCAATTTCAGCACGGCGTCATCCCTTTCTGCCAAGCTGCGGCGGCGCCTGCGGCCACGCGGACAAGCTGCGAACCGTCCGCCGCACAAAGCTTCATTTCCGGCGTTCCGCCGCCGCTGCGGCGCAATATGACAAACCGTTCAAACAAATTGCCCGCGATCATTTCGCGGAAAGTCGGGCGGCAAGCAAGCTCCGCCAAATCCGCGCCGTGCGCCGTCGCCAGCACGCGCACGCCCGCTTTAATGGCCTCCTTAAGCGCTTCGGCATCCTCGGCTGTGCCGATTTCATCCACCACCAGCACTTCGGGCGACATGGAGCGGATCAGCATCATCATTCCTTCCGCCTTGGGGCAGCGATCGAGCACATCGGTTCTGGGACCAAGGTCGAAGGTCGGAACGCCGGCTTCACAACCCGCGATTTCGGATCGCTCATCGACGATCCCCACTTTTTTGCCCCGCCACGGCAAGCCGTTGGGCCATTCGCCGGAAGACAATAACCGGGCCAAATCGCGGATTAATGTTGTTTTGCCTTGCTGCGGCGGCGAAACGATCAGCGTGTGGCAGATGGTTTGGTTCGGCACATCCACGAGGCCGGGCAGCAGGGCTGCTCCCACTCCAATCACCTGGCGGGCGATCCGTATGTTAAAACTGGCGATGTCTTTAATGAATTTCACTTTCCCCTGTTCTACCGCCGCGCCTCCGGCAATGCCCACGCGATGGCCGCCGCGGATCGTAATATAGCCTCGTTTCAGTTCTTCTTCCAACGCATAAACCGAGTGGCAGGTTAAAATATCAATCAGCTTGCGACATAATTCCCGATCCGGAATAAAAGCGCGCAAGTGGCTGCGCGTTGGTTCGCCCCCGGCGGTTACAAAAGCATAATCCCCGGAAAAACCGATTTCCAACGGCCGTCCCGCTCGTATCCGCAATTCCTCCAGGCCGGATA
The window above is part of the Bacilli bacterium genome. Proteins encoded here:
- the spoIIIAA gene encoding stage III sporulation protein AA codes for the protein MLESVLSLLPEPLHSQIRRLPRDVLSGLEELRIRAGRPLEIGFSGDYAFVTAGGEPTRSHLRAFIPDRELCRKLIDILTCHSVYALEEELKRGYITIRGGHRVGIAGGAAVEQGKVKFIKDIASFNIRIARQVIGVGAALLPGLVDVPNQTICHTLIVSPPQQGKTTLIRDLARLLSSGEWPNGLPWRGKKVGIVDERSEIAGCEAGVPTFDLGPRTDVLDRCPKAEGMMMLIRSMSPEVLVVDEIGTAEDAEALKEAIKAGVRVLATAHGADLAELACRPTFREMIAGNLFERFVILRRSGGGTPEMKLCAADGSQLVRVAAGAAAAWQKGMTPC